Below is a genomic region from Flammeovirgaceae bacterium SG7u.111.
TCAAACAAGAAGCTTTCTTTCATGGTGATCAAAAGCTCACCATTTTCAGGTTCTACATCGGTATATTCGGTATCAAATTCTTCAAATACCCTTGCAAGCTCTTCCACGGCTCTCTGCCTCATTTGTAGCTGCCCATCTTTCAGTGCCAGCTCAGCCGAGGTCTCCAGCGATTCTTGTACTAACATAGTTTTATCTCTCCTCAGATTCATGTTTTCGTTAGTCACTGCCATCAGCTCATTAAATAGCCTTGTACTGTCTTCCCGGAGCCTGTCTATCTCCATTTGGGCATCTATCTGTGCTGTGGCAAATTTCTTTTCGGAAACACAACTCGACAAGATAGTTGCTGCAAAAATGGAAAGTAAAAATGTTTGTATAACATAGTTTGTAGATTTCATGATATGTCTTGTTATGGGTTAGTAATCGTATTTTTTGATCAGATAAAGAGGAAACCTACCAAATTGGTAGGCATCTCTTCAAATTA
It encodes:
- a CDS encoding OmpA family protein, with the protein product MKSTNYVIQTFLLSIFAATILSSCVSEKKFATAQIDAQMEIDRLREDSTRLFNELMAVTNENMNLRRDKTMLVQESLETSAELALKDGQLQMRQRAVEELARVFEEFDTEYTDVEPENGELLITMKESFLFEKGSANLNSEGKEALKHFAAVLEGVQNVEVAVEGHTDSSPIKGEEDNWDLSVDRSIEVVEMLVDSYGVDPKILVAAGKSKYDPVAPNSDKENMAMNRRVEFRIIPRLDDLIESHEYIETVQGRR